One Lysinibacillus fusiformis genomic window carries:
- a CDS encoding SDR family oxidoreductase, whose translation MNGMMIDQDFNTSNSVELGKLGITVNFVATGPNQTGCVDKQLKDEVLPLIPTGKLIQPQDITNTVRFLCSEEASQITEQVIKVSGGHNL comes from the coding sequence ATGAATGGAATGATGATAGACCAGGATTTTAACACGTCCAATAGTGTGGAGCTTGGGAAACTAGGGATTACAGTCAACTTTGTCGCAACTGGTCCAAATCAAACTGGATGTGTTGATAAACAATTGAAAGATGAAGTGTTGCCTTTGATTCCGACTGGAAAGTTAATTCAACCACAAGACATTACGAACACTGTTCGCTTCCTCTGTTCAGAGGAAGCTAGCCAAATCACTGAACAAGTGATTAAAGTTAGTGGAGGACACAATTTATAA
- a CDS encoding LeuA family protein, which translates to MHDAQVFIWDETLRDGEQTPGVSLSIEQKVEIAKALDELKVDVISAGFPAVSKDEFEAVKRITSLNLNARIGVTVRTSQEDIDCAIRTNVKEIHMFIPTSDILLKYKLGISKDEALLRTTKMIDYALKHDLTVTFVAEDSTRTDRDFLLKILKASYEYGANIGMVTDTVGNTLPYNMYKLIKHLRTILPIEFKLGVHCHNDFGLATANSLAAMEGGAQYITGTINGIGERAGNASLEELIMAIKLLYKHNLNINTNLIKKVSRLVEIKSGIPVSSNKPIVGFNAFRHESGIHVKAMLENNETYEIIPPELVGRTRNFVLGKHSGKGYLTFLNEKYQLGLNNEEIIGILEHIKRASSMSKDSSMVNQLNEYYQKIGVDENEFFRIFNDFIKDVSL; encoded by the coding sequence ATGCACGATGCACAAGTTTTTATATGGGATGAAACATTGAGAGATGGAGAACAAACTCCAGGAGTTTCATTATCTATAGAGCAAAAAGTAGAGATTGCAAAAGCTTTGGATGAGTTAAAAGTGGATGTAATTAGTGCTGGTTTTCCAGCTGTTTCAAAAGATGAATTTGAAGCTGTAAAAAGAATTACATCATTAAATTTAAATGCACGTATAGGCGTTACGGTAAGGACTTCCCAAGAGGATATTGACTGTGCAATTCGAACTAATGTTAAAGAAATTCATATGTTTATTCCTACTAGTGATATTCTTCTAAAGTATAAATTAGGGATATCTAAGGATGAGGCATTGTTAAGAACTACAAAAATGATAGATTACGCACTGAAACATGATTTAACAGTAACTTTTGTAGCAGAGGACAGTACTCGTACCGATAGAGATTTTTTATTGAAGATTTTAAAAGCTAGTTATGAATATGGCGCGAATATTGGAATGGTCACTGATACTGTTGGTAATACTCTACCATATAACATGTATAAATTAATAAAGCATCTAAGAACCATACTTCCTATTGAGTTTAAACTAGGCGTACACTGTCATAATGATTTTGGTTTAGCTACCGCTAACTCTTTAGCAGCAATGGAAGGTGGTGCTCAGTATATTACTGGTACAATTAATGGAATTGGAGAAAGAGCAGGTAATGCCTCGTTAGAAGAACTTATAATGGCTATTAAGTTACTTTACAAGCATAACCTAAATATTAATACTAATTTAATAAAAAAAGTGAGTAGACTAGTTGAAATAAAAAGTGGTATACCAGTTAGTTCTAATAAACCAATAGTGGGCTTTAATGCATTTAGACATGAGTCAGGTATACATGTAAAAGCTATGCTAGAAAACAATGAAACTTATGAAATTATTCCTCCTGAATTAGTAGGTAGAACAAGAAATTTTGTATTAGGTAAGCATTCAGGAAAAGGCTATTTAACGTTTTTAAATGAAAAGTATCAATTAGGCCTTAATAATGAAGAAATTATCGGAATTTTAGAACATATAAAACGGGCTAGTTCTATGTCTAAGGATAGTTCCATGGTAAATCAGTTAAATGAATATTATCAAAAAATTGGTGTAGATGAAAATGAGTTTTTTAGAATATTTAATGATTTTATAAAGGATGTTAGCCTATGA
- a CDS encoding 3-isopropylmalate dehydratase large subunit, whose protein sequence is MIPTYVEQLLQAKNGEIVEREVDLLMGHDGTASLVVERFEKEQQNIWDKEKVFIVFDHFAPPATVERAEIQNKLLKFVKDYKIPFSLYKGISHQLLLEHPKVFHNNA, encoded by the coding sequence ATGATTCCTACATATGTTGAACAATTATTGCAAGCTAAAAATGGGGAGATTGTTGAAAGGGAAGTAGATTTACTTATGGGGCATGATGGAACAGCTTCATTAGTAGTGGAGAGGTTTGAGAAAGAACAGCAAAATATTTGGGACAAAGAGAAGGTGTTTATTGTATTTGATCACTTTGCTCCTCCTGCTACGGTTGAAAGAGCTGAAATTCAAAACAAACTTCTGAAATTTGTTAAAGATTATAAAATCCCATTTTCCTTATACAAAGGTATTTCACACCAATTACTATTAGAGCACCCAAAAGTTTTTCATAATAATGCTTGA
- the hisC gene encoding histidinol-phosphate transaminase, which yields MFERKHLKNLKGYVSGIQPTFNNDIIKLNSNENPYPPSSRIMDCLKDFNFEQLRFYPSAKSDSLRECISKIYDVEVENIFCGNGSDEIISLVFKGFFEENSSIILPYPTYTLYETIAKIQNVNTIFINTDEDFSIDIDKILSTSKKATGVVIVNPNAPTGILLSVEKIKFLLNQFKGLVILDEAYIDFADENSSCLNLIKMYPNLIVLRTLSKSYSLCGIRLGYCFASKDIISVLDKIKDSYNIDTITQLIAEEGLKDRAYFNINLEKVKRTRIRLENELVNLGFKVYGLNANFLLCKPENGLEAKDIYDYLVDQNIFIRYFNQKRLADKLRISIGTGKEIDILLSHLNKLVTEREMSFEPNF from the coding sequence ATGTTCGAAAGAAAACATTTAAAAAATTTAAAAGGCTATGTTTCAGGGATTCAACCTACTTTTAACAATGATATTATCAAATTGAATTCAAATGAGAATCCGTATCCACCATCTTCTAGAATTATGGATTGTTTGAAGGATTTTAATTTTGAACAATTAAGGTTCTATCCTAGTGCTAAAAGTGATTCGCTTAGAGAATGTATTTCAAAAATTTATGATGTTGAGGTAGAGAATATTTTTTGCGGTAACGGTTCAGATGAAATAATTTCTTTAGTATTTAAGGGTTTTTTTGAGGAAAATAGTTCGATAATATTACCTTACCCTACTTATACTTTATATGAAACAATTGCTAAAATTCAAAATGTAAATACTATATTTATTAATACCGATGAAGACTTTTCGATTGATATTGATAAAATACTGAGTACTTCAAAAAAAGCAACAGGCGTGGTTATTGTAAATCCCAATGCACCTACTGGCATATTATTGTCTGTTGAAAAAATAAAGTTTTTACTTAATCAATTTAAAGGGCTTGTAATTTTAGATGAAGCATATATTGACTTTGCAGATGAAAATTCATCCTGTTTAAATCTAATAAAAATGTATCCCAATCTGATTGTACTTCGAACATTATCTAAATCATATTCATTGTGTGGAATAAGACTTGGTTACTGTTTTGCTTCCAAAGATATAATATCTGTTCTTGATAAAATTAAAGACTCGTATAATATTGATACTATTACACAGTTAATTGCAGAAGAAGGACTTAAGGATAGAGCGTATTTTAATATTAATCTAGAAAAAGTAAAAAGAACTAGAATAAGATTAGAGAATGAATTAGTTAATTTGGGATTTAAAGTTTATGGTCTGAATGCTAATTTTTTATTGTGTAAACCAGAAAATGGTTTAGAAGCGAAAGACATTTATGATTATTTGGTTGATCAAAATATATTTATTAGATATTTCAATCAAAAGAGATTAGCTGACAAATTAAGAATAAGTATTGGAACTGGAAAAGAAATTGATATATTATTGTCTCATTTAAATAAATTAGTAACTGAAAGGGAAATGTCTTTTGAACCTAATTTCTGA
- a CDS encoding pyridoxal phosphate-dependent aminotransferase, with translation MNLISDEIVEYLKEGSWIRDLFEKGSQLKQIYSDDKIFDFSLGNPIIEPPTNFKTKLKELVINSPGNVHGYLSNQGLIRAREKIASFLADLYKHHFYQESIVITTGASGALNVALKSILNPNDEVIVLVPYFVEYKYYIRNAQGIPIYCNLDNDFQIDCDEISSKITARTKAIIINTPHNPTGCVFSNKAISELANLLKEREEKYNSNIYMLFDAPYTQLTYDNIKNVNPFKSYHRVIYASSFSKDLGLAGERIGFIALDKDTPGHDLLISAFTFSNRILGFVNAPALMQHVLANTDNLIIQKDAYKKHRDLTMNILEEADFDFKKTQGGFFIFPKSPLEDDLEFCSLAADKFNILIVPGIGFGCPGHFRMSFSVKLETIEAARVPLKALKNYINENY, from the coding sequence TTGAACCTAATTTCTGATGAAATAGTTGAGTATTTAAAAGAAGGATCATGGATAAGAGATTTATTTGAAAAGGGAAGCCAGTTAAAACAAATTTATAGTGATGATAAGATTTTTGATTTTTCTTTGGGGAATCCAATCATTGAACCTCCCACAAACTTTAAGACAAAACTTAAAGAGTTAGTAATAAATTCACCTGGAAATGTTCATGGTTATCTCTCTAATCAAGGACTGATTAGGGCTAGAGAGAAAATTGCATCCTTTTTAGCAGACTTATATAAACATCACTTTTATCAAGAATCAATAGTAATAACTACAGGAGCTAGCGGTGCTTTAAATGTCGCATTAAAAAGCATTCTCAATCCAAATGATGAGGTTATTGTTTTGGTTCCCTATTTTGTTGAGTACAAATATTATATAAGAAATGCTCAGGGTATACCTATTTATTGTAATCTGGATAATGATTTCCAAATTGATTGTGATGAAATTTCAAGTAAAATTACAGCTCGAACAAAAGCAATTATTATTAATACCCCCCATAATCCAACAGGTTGTGTTTTTTCCAATAAAGCTATCTCAGAATTAGCAAACTTGTTAAAAGAAAGAGAAGAAAAATATAATAGTAACATTTATATGCTCTTTGATGCGCCTTATACACAGTTAACTTATGACAATATTAAAAATGTAAATCCATTTAAAAGTTATCACCGTGTTATTTATGCCAGTTCTTTTAGTAAAGATTTAGGCTTGGCAGGTGAAAGAATTGGTTTTATAGCTTTAGATAAAGATACTCCTGGGCATGATTTACTTATTTCTGCATTTACTTTCTCTAATAGGATATTAGGTTTTGTAAATGCTCCAGCATTAATGCAACATGTGTTAGCCAATACTGATAATCTTATTATTCAAAAAGACGCATATAAAAAACATAGAGATTTAACTATGAATATATTAGAAGAAGCAGACTTTGATTTTAAAAAAACCCAAGGTGGATTTTTTATATTTCCCAAAAGCCCTCTTGAAGATGATTTAGAATTTTGTAGTTTAGCCGCAGATAAATTTAATATTTTAATAGTACCTGGAATCGGCTTTGGTTGTCCAGGCCACTTTCGAATGTCTTTTAGTGTTAAATTAGAAACCATAGAAGCTGCTAGAGTCCCTTTGAAAGCACTGAAAAATTATATTAATGAGAATTACTAA